A genome region from Ottowia testudinis includes the following:
- a CDS encoding (2Fe-2S)-binding protein, with protein sequence MIVCVCNRVSDRDIVRHAHAGMSFDDIQLELGVATCCGCCEGCARELVDQCSANRPIAALYNAGTAGHGTQAGA encoded by the coding sequence ATGATCGTCTGCGTCTGCAACCGGGTTTCCGACCGCGATATCGTCCGCCACGCGCATGCCGGCATGAGCTTTGACGACATCCAGCTCGAACTGGGCGTGGCCACCTGCTGCGGCTGCTGCGAAGGCTGCGCGCGCGAGCTGGTCGACCAATGCAGCGCCAACCGCCCGATCGCGGCGTTGTACAACGCCGGCACGGCGGGCCACGGCACTCAGGCCGGCGCATGA
- a CDS encoding MFS transporter: MPPQEQRHVCTDKPPPLTRPFLNSLLFGNFVIGSGVMVVAGTLRDMARALDTEPSDLGVLISGASLTICVAAPLLAALVGQWDRRRLLTLCMLWYAVLHLLEALAPNLDVLLPLRLASMLAPALFSPQAAACVGWLAQPHQRGRAVTYVFLGWSAASVLGMPLSAWAGNHFGWRATFAALSVLSLISAIWLSRAMPSGIRPPPLDLRAWTSLVRNPMLMLCVLCSALFSGGQFMLLAYFSPFFRDELGLGPAELSLLFAWFGVLSFVGNAVASRHIDRLGAERMLLMALAAIALSLLMWPLTRVPGLLWVAVAPWALAIFVANTAQQSRLVGFAPGAASATVSFNASAMYGGQAVGAAGGAWLLATHHVDQMHWYALGAVLAAMALSVAATALRHRHALRAPEPRAVQGG; encoded by the coding sequence GTGCCCCCCCAGGAGCAACGCCATGTTTGCACCGACAAGCCTCCGCCACTGACGCGCCCCTTTCTGAACAGTTTGCTGTTCGGCAATTTCGTCATCGGCAGCGGCGTGATGGTCGTGGCCGGCACGCTGCGCGACATGGCGCGCGCGCTCGACACCGAGCCCAGCGACCTGGGTGTGTTGATTTCGGGTGCATCGCTGACCATCTGCGTCGCCGCGCCGCTGCTGGCGGCCCTGGTCGGCCAATGGGATCGGCGGCGCCTGCTGACGCTGTGCATGCTGTGGTACGCGGTGCTGCACCTGCTGGAGGCGCTGGCGCCCAACCTTGACGTGCTGCTGCCGCTTCGCCTGGCGTCGATGCTGGCGCCCGCATTGTTCTCGCCACAGGCTGCGGCCTGCGTCGGCTGGCTGGCCCAGCCCCATCAACGCGGCCGAGCCGTGACCTACGTTTTTCTGGGCTGGTCGGCCGCATCGGTGCTGGGCATGCCGTTGTCGGCGTGGGCGGGCAACCATTTTGGCTGGCGGGCTACCTTTGCCGCGCTGTCCGTGCTGTCTTTGATCAGCGCCATCTGGCTGTCCCGCGCCATGCCTTCGGGCATTCGGCCGCCACCCCTGGATTTGCGCGCCTGGACGTCGCTGGTGCGCAACCCCATGTTGATGCTGTGCGTGCTGTGCAGCGCCTTGTTTTCTGGCGGCCAGTTCATGCTGCTGGCGTACTTTTCCCCCTTCTTTCGCGACGAACTGGGCCTGGGGCCGGCCGAGCTCAGCCTGCTGTTCGCCTGGTTCGGCGTGCTCAGCTTCGTGGGCAATGCCGTCGCCTCGCGCCACATCGACCGGCTGGGCGCCGAGCGGATGTTGCTGATGGCGCTGGCCGCCATCGCGCTCAGCCTGCTGATGTGGCCGCTGACCCGCGTGCCTGGCCTGCTTTGGGTGGCCGTGGCGCCGTGGGCGCTGGCCATCTTCGTGGCCAACACCGCCCAGCAGTCGCGGCTGGTGGGCTTCGCGCCCGGTGCGGCCAGCGCCACGGTGTCTTTCAACGCTTCGGCCATGTACGGCGGACAGGCGGTCGGGGCGGCGGGCGGCGCCTGGCTGCTGGCGACGCACCATGTGGATCAAATGCATTGGTACGCGCTCGGGGCCGTGCTGGCCGCCATGGCGCTGAGTGTCGCCGCCACGGCGCTGCGGCATCGGCACGCGCTGCGCGCCCCCGAGCCGCGGGCCGTTCAAGGCGGCTGA
- the bfr gene encoding bacterioferritin: MKGDPKAIEHLQAQLKNELTAINQYFLHYRMLKHWGFDKLAQKEYEESIGEMKHADQLMDRIFMLDGLPNLQDLGKLMVGENVPEILACDLKLEQAAQATIKDGIAHCESVRDYVSRDLLESILDDTEEHIDFLETQIELIGKVGLQNYLQSQMGELSS; encoded by the coding sequence ATGAAAGGCGATCCCAAAGCCATCGAACACCTGCAAGCGCAGCTCAAGAACGAGCTGACGGCCATCAACCAGTACTTTCTGCACTACCGCATGCTCAAGCACTGGGGCTTCGACAAGCTGGCCCAGAAGGAATACGAGGAATCCATCGGCGAGATGAAGCACGCCGACCAGTTGATGGACCGCATCTTCATGCTCGACGGCCTGCCCAACCTGCAGGATTTGGGCAAGCTGATGGTGGGCGAGAACGTGCCCGAAATCCTGGCCTGCGACCTGAAGCTGGAGCAAGCCGCGCAAGCCACCATCAAGGACGGCATCGCCCACTGCGAGAGCGTGCGCGACTACGTCTCGCGTGACCTGCTGGAGAGCATCCTGGACGACACCGAGGAACACATCGACTTTCTGGAAACGCAGATCGAGCTGATCGGCAAAGTCGGCCTGCAGAACTACCTGCAAAGCCAAATGGGCGAATTGAGCAGCTGA
- a CDS encoding transporter substrate-binding domain-containing protein, with amino-acid sequence MATFSSFHPLALALGLGSLLALQSAALAQTAGGTLDKIRSNGKAVLGVREASPPMAYALGANASFTGYHVELCERIIRKLAPQAKLEYFAMTPQNTMVLVQNGTVDIGCGPATNNLTRQQQVAFGMTTYLSQVRMAVKADSGITDWKQLDGKTVAVTTGTTAVQLLRKLERDADIKLTMMQTKDNLESLLAVETGRAAAFVLDDNLLAGVVANSRDPKQFKLTGTSLQSEPIAILFRKDDPAFKQAVDGELKAMMASGEMAKHYDKWFMQPIPPRNVALNLPLSDELKALFAKPNDEPIESYNKR; translated from the coding sequence ATGGCCACTTTTTCAAGTTTTCACCCGCTCGCCCTGGCGCTGGGCTTGGGCAGCCTGCTGGCGCTGCAGTCCGCCGCGCTGGCGCAAACCGCCGGCGGCACGCTGGACAAGATTCGCAGCAACGGCAAAGCGGTGCTGGGCGTGCGCGAGGCCTCGCCGCCCATGGCCTATGCGCTGGGCGCCAATGCCAGCTTCACCGGCTACCACGTCGAGCTGTGCGAGCGCATCATCCGCAAGCTGGCGCCGCAGGCCAAGCTCGAATACTTCGCCATGACGCCGCAAAACACCATGGTGCTGGTGCAAAACGGCACCGTGGACATCGGCTGCGGCCCGGCCACCAACAACCTCACGCGCCAGCAGCAGGTGGCCTTTGGCATGACCACGTATCTGAGCCAGGTGCGCATGGCGGTCAAGGCTGATTCAGGCATCACCGACTGGAAGCAGCTGGACGGCAAGACTGTGGCCGTGACCACCGGCACCACCGCCGTCCAACTGCTGCGCAAGCTGGAGCGCGACGCCGACATCAAGCTCACCATGATGCAGACCAAGGACAACCTGGAGAGCCTGCTGGCGGTGGAAACCGGCCGCGCCGCCGCCTTCGTGCTGGACGACAACCTGCTGGCCGGCGTGGTCGCCAATTCGCGCGATCCCAAGCAGTTCAAGCTGACCGGTACGTCGCTGCAATCCGAGCCCATCGCCATCCTGTTCCGCAAGGACGACCCCGCCTTCAAGCAGGCGGTGGACGGCGAGCTGAAGGCCATGATGGCCTCGGGCGAGATGGCCAAGCACTACGACAAATGGTTCATGCAGCCGATCCCGCCGCGCAACGTGGCGCTGAACCTGCCGCTGTCTGACGAGTTGAAGGCCTTGTTCGCCAAGCCCAACGACGAGCCGATCGAAAGCTACAACAAGCGCTGA
- a CDS encoding NADH-ubiquinone oxidoreductase-F iron-sulfur binding region domain-containing protein has protein sequence MPTETSIQIHPRRPRHQLKGRQPTGAARAEVRALIGAPPAEGHRRDRLIEHLHALNDHHGGLFERHLVALAAEMRLSMAEVYEVASFYHHFEVLRDDAVAPRLTVRVCQSLSCQLAGAEALLARLPALLGAGVKVVAAPCLGRCEQAPAALVGQRALGQATADAIVSMSNRPLAQVGKAQAAPEVIAFERYRAAGGYALAQAVARGERDAEGVITALEHAGLRGLGGAGFPAGRKWRIVRGFAARAAERRAAPSEATAPSGGSATREAVERGGALMAVNIDEGEPGTFKDRFYLERDPHRFLEGMLIAAHVVGCEAVYLYLRDEYPECRAILTQAIFDLQAAPELRGQLPEIELRRGAGAYICGEESAMIESIEGKRGEPRLRPPYIAEVGLFGRPTLEHNFETLYWVRDILEKGPEWFASQGRHGRQGLRSFSVSGRVKQPGVKLAPAGITLRELVDEYCGGMADGHELYAYLPGGASGGIFPASLANVPLDFDTLQLHGGFIGSAAVIVLSDQDKARDAALNMMRFFADESCGQCTPCRVGTVKSAQLMAAPVWDLETLNDLATVMVDASICGLGQAAPNPMRCVQRYFAHEVQERRP, from the coding sequence ATGCCGACCGAGACAAGCATCCAGATTCACCCACGCCGCCCACGCCACCAGCTCAAAGGCCGCCAGCCCACCGGCGCCGCCCGCGCCGAGGTGCGGGCGCTGATCGGCGCGCCGCCCGCCGAGGGCCACCGGCGCGACCGGCTGATCGAACACCTGCACGCGCTGAACGACCACCACGGCGGCCTGTTCGAGCGCCACCTGGTGGCGCTGGCGGCCGAGATGCGCCTGTCAATGGCCGAGGTGTATGAGGTGGCGAGCTTCTACCACCACTTCGAGGTGCTGCGGGACGATGCCGTGGCGCCCCGTCTGACGGTGCGCGTGTGCCAGTCCTTGAGTTGCCAGCTGGCGGGCGCCGAGGCGCTGCTGGCGCGTTTGCCCGCGCTGCTGGGCGCCGGCGTCAAGGTGGTGGCCGCGCCCTGCCTCGGCCGCTGCGAGCAGGCACCGGCGGCGCTGGTGGGGCAGCGCGCGCTGGGGCAGGCCACGGCGGACGCCATCGTTTCAATGTCAAATCGGCCTCTGGCGCAGGTGGGGAAAGCGCAAGCAGCTCCTGAAGTCATAGCGTTCGAGCGCTACCGCGCGGCTGGTGGTTATGCACTGGCGCAGGCGGTGGCGCGCGGCGAGCGCGATGCCGAAGGCGTGATCACCGCGCTGGAGCACGCCGGCTTGCGCGGGCTGGGCGGCGCGGGCTTTCCGGCCGGGCGCAAGTGGCGCATCGTGCGCGGGTTTGCAGCGCGCGCCGCCGAGCGCCGGGCCGCCCCCAGCGAGGCGACGGCCCCCTCGGGGGGCAGCGCAACACGCGAAGCGGTGGAGCGTGGGGGCGCGTTGATGGCAGTCAACATCGACGAAGGCGAGCCGGGCACCTTCAAGGACCGTTTCTATCTGGAGCGCGACCCGCACCGCTTTCTGGAAGGCATGCTCATCGCCGCGCACGTCGTGGGCTGCGAGGCCGTCTACCTCTACCTGCGCGATGAATACCCCGAATGCCGCGCCATCCTGACCCAGGCCATTTTTGACCTGCAAGCCGCACCAGAACTGCGCGGGCAGCTCCCAGAAATAGAGCTGCGGCGCGGCGCCGGCGCCTACATCTGCGGCGAGGAGTCGGCCATGATCGAGTCGATCGAAGGCAAACGCGGCGAGCCGCGCCTGCGCCCGCCCTACATCGCCGAAGTCGGCCTGTTCGGCCGTCCGACGCTGGAGCACAACTTCGAGACGCTGTATTGGGTGCGCGACATCCTTGAAAAAGGCCCCGAGTGGTTTGCCAGCCAGGGGCGCCACGGCCGCCAGGGCCTGCGCAGTTTCAGCGTCAGCGGGCGGGTCAAGCAGCCCGGCGTCAAGCTGGCGCCGGCCGGCATCACGCTGCGCGAGTTGGTCGATGAGTACTGCGGCGGCATGGCCGACGGGCACGAGCTGTATGCCTACCTGCCCGGCGGCGCGTCGGGCGGCATCTTTCCGGCCAGTCTGGCCAATGTGCCGCTGGATTTCGACACGCTGCAGCTGCACGGGGGTTTCATCGGCAGTGCCGCCGTCATCGTGCTGAGCGACCAAGACAAGGCGCGCGATGCGGCGCTGAACATGATGCGTTTCTTCGCCGACGAGAGCTGCGGCCAGTGCACGCCTTGCCGCGTGGGCACCGTGAAGTCGGCGCAGCTGATGGCGGCGCCGGTGTGGGATCTGGAGACCTTGAACGACCTCGCCACGGTGATGGTCGACGCCTCGATCTGCGGGCTGGGCCAGGCAGCGCCCAACCCCATGCGCTGCGTGCAGCGGTATTTCGCGCATGAAGTGCAGGAGCGGCGGCCATGA